In one window of Desulfonatronovibrio magnus DNA:
- a CDS encoding branched-chain amino acid ABC transporter permease, protein MENLPWKKFDPMNISLKDAIKYLFLAAVLIYPLFAFANEYVLHVMVLIMVYMILAMGLNIIPGFCGLLDLGYVGFYGIGAYTAGLLTIHFGLSFWVIVPLAALNGAIWGVLLGAPTLRLTGDYFAIVTFGFSELVVLFLTNEIWLTRGPLGLPGIDPVIINFSWLSTMINPEWDWYWEFLGLRPYFYLAVFLVALVYIIMGRMEDSRLGRAWFAIREDPIAASSCGVNLLTYKVIGFAISAAIGAVAGAFLARWTMFLSPDMFKFWESFLVLCMVVLGGLGNFKGSLVGAAVLIALGEILRMVLPGLGLPAETRFLAYGLIMVLMMRFKPMGFFPNIATQSQNNPILIKLKKELGSSS, encoded by the coding sequence TTGGAAAATCTACCGTGGAAAAAGTTTGATCCCATGAATATCAGCCTTAAAGATGCCATTAAGTACCTGTTCCTGGCAGCGGTTTTAATATATCCGTTATTTGCTTTTGCCAATGAGTATGTTCTGCACGTCATGGTCCTGATCATGGTTTATATGATCCTGGCCATGGGGTTAAATATTATTCCCGGATTTTGCGGACTGCTGGACCTGGGGTATGTAGGCTTTTATGGAATTGGAGCCTATACTGCCGGCCTTTTGACTATTCATTTTGGCCTGTCCTTCTGGGTTATTGTACCCCTGGCAGCCTTAAACGGAGCAATTTGGGGAGTTTTACTCGGTGCCCCTACTCTGCGTCTTACAGGGGATTACTTTGCCATTGTCACCTTTGGCTTCTCTGAACTGGTTGTCCTGTTTCTGACCAATGAAATATGGCTTACCCGGGGGCCACTTGGCCTGCCGGGAATTGATCCGGTCATCATTAATTTTTCATGGCTTTCAACCATGATTAATCCTGAATGGGACTGGTACTGGGAATTCCTGGGCTTAAGGCCGTATTTTTATCTTGCGGTTTTTCTGGTTGCTCTGGTCTATATCATAATGGGGCGTATGGAAGATTCCCGCTTGGGCAGGGCCTGGTTCGCCATCCGAGAAGATCCCATAGCGGCATCAAGCTGCGGCGTTAACCTGCTGACCTACAAGGTAATCGGTTTTGCCATTTCAGCTGCCATTGGTGCTGTTGCAGGTGCATTTCTGGCCAGATGGACCATGTTTCTTTCACCTGATATGTTCAAATTCTGGGAATCATTTCTGGTATTGTGCATGGTGGTTCTGGGAGGTCTTGGAAATTTCAAGGGAAGCCTGGTAGGAGCAGCTGTCCTCATTGCCCTTGGTGAAATTCTAAGAATGGTTTTGCCCGGACTTGGTTTGCCTGCCGAAACAAGGTTTCTTGCTTATGGACTGATTATGGTGCTCATGATGCGCTTCAAGCCCATGGGCTTTTTCCCGAATATAGCAACTCAGTCCCAGAATAATCCAATACTTATAAAACTGAAAAAAGAACTCGGTTCTTCGTCATAA
- a CDS encoding ABC transporter ATP-binding protein yields MLKVNNIHTYYGNIHAIKGLSLQVDKGEIVTLIGSNGAGKSTTLMSISGITRPKKGTISFEGQDITSTLTDKIVAMGVTQVPEGRMIFPRLNVYENLLMGAYLRKDRKGIKKDEERSFELFPILKERRKQAGGTLSGGEQQMLAIARALMARPKLLLLDEPSLGLAPIVVENIFEVITQINQEGVTILLVEQNAQMALQIANRGYVLETGKIIMEGEAQDLMNDKSIQAAYLGID; encoded by the coding sequence ATGCTTAAAGTGAACAATATCCACACCTATTACGGAAATATTCACGCCATCAAAGGGCTCAGCCTCCAGGTTGATAAAGGTGAAATTGTCACCCTTATTGGCTCCAATGGAGCTGGAAAGTCCACTACGCTTATGAGCATAAGCGGCATTACTCGCCCCAAAAAAGGAACGATATCTTTTGAAGGACAGGATATCACCAGCACTTTAACAGACAAAATTGTAGCCATGGGCGTTACCCAGGTTCCTGAAGGGCGCATGATCTTTCCACGTCTTAATGTTTATGAAAACTTGCTTATGGGAGCCTATCTAAGAAAAGACAGAAAAGGCATAAAAAAAGATGAGGAACGGTCTTTTGAGCTTTTTCCCATTCTAAAGGAAAGAAGAAAACAGGCTGGTGGGACGCTTTCCGGGGGTGAACAGCAGATGCTGGCTATTGCCAGAGCCCTCATGGCCAGACCCAAGCTGCTGCTTCTTGATGAACCGTCTCTCGGTCTTGCACCCATTGTTGTGGAAAATATATTTGAAGTAATTACCCAAATCAATCAGGAAGGAGTAACTATTCTTTTAGTTGAACAAAATGCCCAGATGGCTCTTCAGATCGCCAACCGCGGATATGTGCTGGAAACAGGAAAGATCATAATGGAAGGAGAAGCGCAGGATCTCATGAATGACAAAAGCATCCAGGCAGCTTATTTAGGCATAGATTAA
- a CDS encoding ABC transporter ATP-binding protein: MNILEIDSLTMRFGGLLALADVSYNVKKGEILGLIGPNGAGKSTMFNCISGVLKPTSGNMMFESDSRMLRINGYKAEKMTYLGVARTFQNIRLFSALTVLDNVRIGRHCRTKANFFGAVLRTKSQRNEEQRIVDESMDWLKFVGLDKFAFYTASALSYGFQRKLEIARSLSTEPSLLLLDEPAAGMNPKETKSLIDLIHRISDQGITVILIEHDMKLVMTICKRLVVLDHGTKIAEGGPKQIRENPKVIEAYLGRGAADA, from the coding sequence ATGAATATCCTGGAAATAGACAGTCTGACCATGCGCTTTGGAGGCCTGCTGGCTCTGGCAGATGTCAGTTATAATGTTAAAAAGGGGGAAATCCTCGGTCTGATAGGACCCAATGGGGCTGGAAAAAGTACCATGTTCAACTGCATTTCCGGGGTTCTCAAGCCCACCAGTGGCAACATGATGTTTGAATCAGACAGCAGGATGCTTCGCATAAACGGATATAAGGCGGAAAAAATGACCTACCTCGGTGTAGCAAGAACTTTTCAGAATATTCGTCTTTTTTCCGCTTTGACAGTTCTTGATAATGTCCGCATAGGCAGACATTGCCGGACCAAGGCAAACTTTTTTGGAGCAGTGCTGCGAACAAAGTCCCAGCGCAATGAAGAACAAAGAATTGTTGATGAATCCATGGACTGGCTTAAGTTTGTAGGTCTTGATAAATTTGCCTTTTATACAGCATCGGCTCTCTCCTACGGCTTTCAGCGCAAGCTGGAAATCGCCCGATCACTGTCCACAGAACCAAGCCTGCTTTTGTTGGATGAGCCTGCTGCCGGCATGAACCCCAAAGAAACAAAATCCCTCATAGACCTGATCCATAGAATTTCTGATCAAGGCATCACTGTGATTTTAATCGAACATGATATGAAGCTGGTCATGACCATCTGTAAAAGACTGGTCGTTCTGGATCACGGCACTAAAATAGCTGAAGGCGGTCCTAAGCAAATACGGGAAAACCCCAAGGTTATCGAGGCATACTTAGGAAGAGGAGCTGCTGATGCTTAA
- a CDS encoding branched-chain amino acid ABC transporter permease produces MFEQQLINGLTLGMIYALIAVGYTMVYGVIQLINFAHGEIFMLSAFLAVTFITVFGLPLYVVILMTMGCCALIGVMLDIFAYRPLRQSPRLAALITAIGMSIFLQNLAMIIWGSRPKPFVQEALPSFLRTTAVTIGEANVSWLQMSIFITASTLMIILFLIINKTRVGTAMRALSQNRTSAALMGINVNRVISFTFALGSSMGAVAGIMVAIYYNTLYPTMGYVAGVKAFAAAVLGGIGSVPGAMIGGIVLGIAEALGAGYISSLYRDGIAYGVMIAVIIFRPSGILGKSTVEKV; encoded by the coding sequence TTGTTTGAACAACAGCTTATAAATGGACTCACCCTGGGTATGATATATGCCCTCATTGCTGTAGGTTATACTATGGTTTATGGTGTGATCCAGCTCATCAATTTCGCACACGGCGAAATATTCATGCTTTCAGCCTTCCTTGCTGTCACATTCATCACAGTATTCGGACTACCCTTATACGTTGTCATTCTCATGACCATGGGATGCTGCGCTCTTATTGGAGTGATGCTGGATATTTTTGCTTACCGCCCCTTAAGGCAGTCTCCAAGACTTGCAGCCTTGATAACAGCCATAGGCATGTCCATATTTCTTCAGAACCTGGCCATGATTATATGGGGCAGCAGGCCCAAACCATTTGTCCAGGAAGCTTTACCATCATTTTTGAGAACTACCGCCGTCACCATTGGGGAAGCCAATGTAAGCTGGCTTCAGATGTCAATATTTATTACAGCTTCCACCCTGATGATTATTTTGTTTCTTATCATCAATAAAACCAGGGTAGGCACTGCCATGCGTGCCCTGTCCCAGAACCGTACCAGCGCAGCCCTCATGGGCATAAATGTCAACAGAGTCATATCCTTCACCTTTGCTCTTGGTTCAAGCATGGGAGCAGTAGCTGGCATTATGGTGGCCATTTACTACAACACCTTGTATCCTACCATGGGTTATGTGGCAGGAGTAAAGGCCTTTGCCGCAGCGGTTCTCGGCGGAATAGGCTCAGTACCCGGAGCAATGATCGGGGGTATTGTTCTTGGCATTGCTGAAGCCCTGGGCGCAGGTTATATATCATCACTATACCGTGATGGGATTGCCTACGGGGTTATGATAGCAGTAATTATTTTCCGCCCTTCTGGAATTCTTGGAAAATCTACCGTGGAAAAAGTTTGA